The following coding sequences lie in one SAR202 cluster bacterium genomic window:
- a CDS encoding DNRLRE domain-containing protein, whose product MKDLGLITRLISPLLILAILFAGLPMGTAQAQTSSPVDAFTADPILPELADDEERSFPPSPDNAPITTAGDQLKSPQASREILQKRTSKSKTVLNVDGTYTDTVYSSPVHYEESPGVWRDIDNTLRPSLAEGYAFEKTANSFTAMFGDVSSADGVKVALGDQAISFGLEGAAEVEPVVEGNKITYPEVYPGVDLVLTVNSDGVKEEIVLKQPVKDASFTFTVGTAGLDVRENEDGTIGLYSGDKQVMYMPKAFMYDSGNNDVGHPNRSSDVSMEIKDGYLIITPNAEWLADSSRVYPLVIDPTITMQPDATSAKDTSFESDTPTVNYHGDYLTVFSYAGYYSRALVQFDLSHIPASATIDSADLSLYAFDWFVNDDVTLNVHAVTNPWTEAGATWQTRDGSTNWTSTGGDFYATSSASFFSDYPSWQGWYDFDITGLAADWVSGVRPNYGAMIKVSNESPSTNLGRMFQSSDTTSDYQPKLEITYSVDSDNNTSNGLGLESYYASQSWSLGAKTTLYTTLTSKHNVVAQKNLISIPGRGIGFDVALFYNSKANQSCDSASMGSNWQISPPRLSVTPTSATINGPDGAIHLFENRTAQGDGTYKYQSASGLRWTLVENTNTGKWLLTSDIGLVHEFSGSSTFGDGSPAFQRLLSTYDGFHTANKLTYNYDGGGYVSSISDSSTTARSVNFTWTSGHCSGSKVLTAIEDPDGIDTILNYATSTGYAFLSSVEEAAGTGDARTTYFGYQAYSAGSPYAVLTTVTDPKNATTTIAYHTGFSDKRVKTVTDTRGNVTRFDYHDNYATSTDRVYIENAEYGMVVWDLVGPNQDNPGVLRYGNAYNGSFEKTSVATIIQAWSGNSPGGSHTRDTSVKYAGDASAKLNTNATSTDLRWSLELYEGDNTSERFRAVTGEVYTGKVWLKTSSVSGAVGAFMRMEYYDNNLASWQQFDSPAYTGTNDWFEVSTPSVKMPSSADKLSLTIKLNLYNATGSVWFDVARVEAVGMSATWDANLIVQQVDASNATTTFSYGGDEDSNPSGNPNNLVAVTDRLGNVTEYRYNHQNRVVEQWSPKFEGSSTSTESTYNSKQELTQKVDELGGTWNYTYDFWGQQLTVKDPNAIALASSNPTGMTYEYAYNGYGLLTDIYTPINASSTKARVQMAYDNERSLMTSRTDAKGQQTCFEYDYLSRLATTTYMCATGSAFAVTYKYDKNDNRTQMVDIRNGAFATTTYEYFATNIIKKITEPDGLYTQYTYDSIGNMLTLRNADGETVTYQYDVNGRVNDIDNTYDGGNTRPVYDLSGRLRSIGYPSGNAISFSYTSGGVDQGGRLTQVNNSRNGVSLKKFNYQYDDNGNMTRLVEDINVVTTTYAYTDLNQISSSSRVGANSYTQTFTYDGNGNRTQMSVGGATYSYTFNAANWMLSETVGTTTKSFTYENNGNLKSEGSGIYYGYDGADRMVTSSIDGTSHTYVYVWRWLARERGELDDDPAVLFRSRHDA is encoded by the coding sequence ATGAAAGACCTGGGACTTATCACAAGGCTCATATCCCCCCTGCTGATCCTAGCGATACTCTTTGCCGGCTTACCAATGGGGACGGCCCAGGCGCAAACCTCCTCCCCTGTGGACGCCTTTACCGCCGATCCCATCCTGCCAGAGCTGGCCGACGATGAGGAAAGGTCATTTCCTCCCTCGCCTGACAATGCCCCAATCACAACGGCGGGGGACCAATTGAAGTCGCCTCAAGCCTCCCGCGAAATCCTTCAGAAACGCACTTCCAAATCAAAGACCGTCCTGAACGTGGATGGAACCTACACGGACACTGTGTACTCCAGCCCGGTCCACTACGAAGAGTCTCCGGGAGTATGGAGGGACATCGACAACACTCTGAGGCCTTCTCTTGCTGAAGGCTATGCATTTGAGAAGACGGCAAATAGTTTCACAGCCATGTTCGGTGACGTGTCGTCCGCCGACGGGGTCAAAGTTGCTCTGGGCGACCAGGCAATTTCCTTCGGACTCGAGGGCGCGGCGGAAGTTGAGCCAGTGGTCGAAGGAAACAAGATCACCTATCCCGAAGTCTATCCCGGTGTAGACTTGGTCCTCACTGTCAACTCGGACGGGGTAAAGGAAGAGATTGTTCTAAAGCAGCCCGTTAAGGACGCCAGCTTCACATTTACCGTTGGTACGGCTGGCCTTGATGTCCGGGAAAATGAAGACGGCACCATCGGATTGTATTCGGGCGACAAGCAAGTCATGTACATGCCAAAGGCGTTCATGTACGACAGCGGAAACAATGATGTTGGGCACCCTAACCGTTCGAGCGACGTGTCGATGGAGATCAAAGATGGTTACCTGATCATAACCCCCAACGCAGAGTGGTTGGCCGACTCTAGCCGTGTTTATCCTTTAGTGATCGACCCTACGATTACAATGCAACCCGATGCCACCTCGGCGAAGGATACATCCTTCGAGAGCGATACGCCGACCGTAAACTATCACGGAGACTACCTAACTGTATTCTCTTATGCCGGATATTATAGCCGCGCGCTGGTTCAGTTCGACCTTTCTCATATTCCCGCCAGCGCAACAATTGACTCGGCGGATCTTTCCCTTTATGCATTTGATTGGTTTGTCAACGACGACGTCACACTAAATGTTCATGCCGTAACCAATCCCTGGACGGAGGCTGGGGCTACCTGGCAGACGAGGGACGGATCGACGAATTGGACGTCTACCGGCGGCGACTTCTACGCCACTTCAAGCGCATCTTTCTTTAGTGATTATCCTTCTTGGCAGGGGTGGTACGATTTCGACATCACAGGTCTTGCCGCAGACTGGGTTTCCGGTGTGAGACCGAACTATGGGGCTATGATCAAGGTCTCAAACGAGAGCCCTTCCACTAATTTGGGCAGGATGTTCCAATCGAGCGACACCACTTCAGACTACCAGCCGAAACTTGAAATCACCTACTCTGTCGATTCCGATAACAACACCTCCAACGGCCTCGGACTTGAGAGCTACTACGCGTCGCAGTCCTGGAGTCTCGGCGCAAAGACAACGCTTTACACAACTCTTACCAGCAAGCACAACGTCGTAGCCCAAAAGAACCTGATCTCGATACCCGGAAGGGGCATTGGCTTCGATGTAGCCCTCTTTTACAACAGTAAGGCCAATCAGAGTTGCGACTCTGCGAGCATGGGCTCGAACTGGCAGATATCGCCACCACGCTTGAGCGTTACGCCCACAAGTGCAACCATCAACGGACCGGACGGCGCGATTCATCTCTTCGAGAATCGTACCGCTCAAGGGGATGGGACCTACAAGTATCAATCGGCCTCTGGACTTCGTTGGACACTTGTGGAAAACACGAACACAGGTAAGTGGCTTCTCACAAGCGACATAGGTCTCGTACACGAATTCAGCGGCAGCTCCACATTTGGAGACGGCAGCCCTGCTTTCCAGAGGCTGCTGAGCACCTACGACGGCTTTCACACCGCCAACAAACTTACTTACAATTACGACGGAGGCGGGTATGTCTCCTCGATCAGCGACTCCTCAACTACCGCGCGTTCCGTGAATTTCACGTGGACGAGCGGCCACTGCTCAGGAAGCAAAGTACTGACTGCGATCGAGGATCCCGATGGTATCGACACCATCCTGAATTACGCTACCTCCACAGGGTACGCCTTCCTTTCGAGTGTTGAGGAGGCAGCTGGCACAGGCGACGCGAGGACAACTTACTTCGGATATCAGGCATATAGCGCCGGCAGCCCGTACGCCGTGCTCACTACCGTCACTGACCCCAAGAACGCGACGACCACAATCGCCTATCATACTGGCTTCTCGGACAAGCGGGTCAAGACCGTTACAGACACACGCGGCAATGTAACGAGATTCGATTACCATGACAATTATGCTACCTCTACGGATCGCGTTTACATTGAGAATGCTGAGTACGGCATGGTGGTTTGGGACCTTGTAGGGCCGAACCAGGACAATCCGGGGGTCCTAAGGTACGGAAACGCATATAATGGCAGCTTCGAGAAGACGAGCGTTGCGACGATCATCCAGGCCTGGTCAGGAAACAGCCCCGGTGGGAGCCATACACGGGATACTTCCGTGAAGTACGCTGGAGACGCTTCTGCGAAGCTTAATACTAACGCTACCTCCACCGATCTCCGGTGGTCCCTGGAGCTGTATGAAGGAGATAACACAAGCGAGCGGTTCAGGGCAGTCACTGGCGAGGTATACACCGGAAAAGTCTGGCTAAAGACAAGCAGCGTCTCGGGTGCGGTCGGCGCATTCATGCGCATGGAGTACTACGACAACAACCTGGCGTCGTGGCAGCAGTTCGATAGTCCGGCATATACCGGCACCAACGATTGGTTTGAAGTGAGCACACCGTCTGTGAAGATGCCGTCCTCTGCCGACAAGCTGTCGCTCACCATTAAGCTAAATCTCTACAATGCCACCGGCTCGGTATGGTTCGACGTGGCCCGCGTTGAGGCCGTAGGGATGTCGGCGACATGGGACGCTAATCTCATTGTCCAGCAGGTGGACGCAAGCAATGCTACGACGACATTCTCGTATGGCGGAGATGAGGATTCAAACCCGAGCGGCAACCCCAATAACCTGGTTGCGGTAACAGACCGCCTCGGTAATGTAACGGAGTACCGCTACAACCATCAGAACAGGGTAGTCGAGCAGTGGTCGCCGAAGTTTGAGGGCAGCAGTACGTCTACCGAGTCTACGTACAACTCAAAACAGGAATTGACCCAGAAGGTTGACGAGCTGGGGGGCACCTGGAACTACACGTACGATTTCTGGGGTCAGCAGCTAACGGTCAAAGACCCGAATGCCATTGCACTGGCTTCGTCAAACCCCACCGGCATGACGTACGAATACGCTTATAACGGGTACGGGTTGCTAACGGACATATACACGCCAATAAATGCAAGCAGCACCAAAGCGCGCGTTCAGATGGCCTATGACAATGAGCGGAGCCTGATGACATCCCGTACCGATGCAAAGGGCCAACAGACGTGCTTTGAGTACGACTACCTGTCCCGACTGGCGACGACGACGTATATGTGCGCCACCGGCAGCGCCTTTGCCGTGACGTACAAGTACGATAAGAACGATAACCGGACTCAGATGGTGGACATTCGTAACGGTGCGTTCGCGACTACCACCTACGAGTACTTCGCTACGAACATCATCAAGAAGATCACGGAGCCGGATGGGCTGTACACTCAGTACACATACGACAGCATCGGAAATATGCTGACCCTTCGCAACGCCGACGGGGAGACCGTGACCTACCAGTACGACGTCAACGGACGCGTAAACGATATTGACAACACGTACGATGGCGGAAATACTCGGCCTGTCTATGACCTGAGCGGCCGGCTCCGATCCATCGGCTATCCGAGTGGCAACGCCATTAGTTTCAGCTATACAAGCGGCGGTGTTGACCAGGGCGGTCGTTTGACACAGGTCAACAATTCGCGGAACGGTGTTTCGCTGAAGAAATTCAACTACCAGTACGACGACAACGGCAACATGACTCGGCTCGTTGAGGATATCAATGTCGTCACAACCACCTACGCCTACACGGACCTCAATCAAATCAGCAGCTCCTCGAGAGTTGGCGCGAACTCGTATACGCAGACGTTTACGTACGATGGGAACGGCAACCGCACCCAGATGTCGGTAGGGGGCGCCACGTACTCTTATACGTTTAACGCCGCGAACTGGATGCTGTCCGAGACGGTGGGAACAACTACCAAGAGCTTCACCTATGAAAACAACGGGAACTTGAAATCCGAAGGCTCCGGCATCTACTATGGCTATGACGGCGCGGACCGGATGGTCACGTCCTCAATCGACGGCACCAGCCATACGTATGTCTACGTATGGCGATGGCTGGCGCGTGAGCGTGGTGAACTCGACGACGACCCGGCAGTACTATTCCGCAGTAGGCATGACGCTTGA
- a CDS encoding helix-turn-helix transcriptional regulator codes for MTRPSVFLPCWQAGLMFLPLDTPPRKATSQVLTLSAVSGNSTRFAQRLIIYIVRDGEPKTVTRSHNYLRILTITSDCEPRLICDKGQVVGLPSPITRSPFSPNRKEVPMLPEFLTRREAEVLYYMGEGYTNQQIAEELHISVDTVKTHVKKVRLKKGVTGRRGGWPSQNSLPNTPDETTWHENIRNST; via the coding sequence ATGACCCGCCCTAGTGTTTTTCTACCTTGTTGGCAAGCCGGCCTTATGTTCTTACCCCTCGATACGCCTCCTCGTAAGGCGACCTCGCAAGTGCTAACACTCAGCGCCGTATCGGGCAACTCAACGCGCTTCGCGCAACGTCTAATAATTTACATAGTACGAGATGGCGAACCAAAAACTGTAACACGTTCGCATAATTACCTACGTATTCTTACTATCACTTCTGATTGCGAGCCTCGTCTTATTTGTGATAAAGGCCAAGTAGTTGGTTTGCCTAGCCCGATCACCCGATCGCCCTTTTCTCCAAATCGAAAGGAGGTGCCCATGCTTCCAGAGTTTCTCACGCGCCGCGAGGCTGAGGTGCTCTACTACATGGGCGAGGGCTATACGAACCAGCAGATTGCTGAGGAACTTCATATCTCTGTCGATACTGTCAAGACGCACGTGAAGAAGGTCCGCCTGAAGAAAGGTGTAACAGGGCGCAGGGGTGGCTGGCCATCTCAAAACTCGCTGCCTAACACACCAGACGAGACCACATGGCATGAAAATATCCGCAATTCTACTTAG
- a CDS encoding acetamidase, with protein MKRANTDVLYFETGPDNAPTMWVDPGEEFEIQTQLNRGPWLDGHPQEAELRKKLRSGNPSSGAIYVNGAQPGQRLIVHIGQIDVDPVGFTKFHGHNDAFFGWLGNEQIGAHEKVVQIKDGFIHWSDTLKLPLAPMLGVVGTAPERTRWTNGWAGKWGGNFDIQEVTTGASVHLPVYVPGALLHVGDMHARQGDGEICSAGGIEAGGRVRMRVELAPLPKVMGWPRITNETHIMTTAQARPAEDAFRIALAEMILWLEDEYGIPRGEAYMLLGQVLEARVTQFVNPTYSYVLKVNRKWLPKGRL; from the coding sequence ATGAAGCGCGCCAACACCGATGTGCTGTACTTCGAGACCGGGCCGGACAACGCGCCCACGATGTGGGTGGATCCCGGCGAGGAGTTCGAGATTCAAACGCAGCTCAACCGCGGGCCGTGGCTGGACGGCCATCCCCAGGAGGCGGAGCTCCGCAAGAAGCTGCGCTCCGGCAACCCCTCCAGCGGCGCGATCTACGTCAACGGCGCGCAGCCGGGCCAGCGGCTTATCGTGCACATCGGGCAGATCGACGTGGACCCCGTGGGCTTCACGAAGTTCCACGGCCATAACGACGCCTTCTTTGGGTGGCTCGGCAACGAGCAGATCGGCGCGCACGAGAAGGTTGTCCAGATCAAGGACGGCTTTATCCACTGGAGCGACACGCTCAAGTTGCCACTCGCGCCGATGCTCGGCGTCGTGGGCACCGCGCCGGAGCGAACGCGGTGGACGAACGGCTGGGCCGGCAAGTGGGGCGGCAACTTCGATATCCAGGAGGTCACCACCGGCGCGTCCGTTCACCTGCCCGTCTACGTTCCGGGCGCGCTCCTGCACGTGGGCGACATGCACGCGCGCCAGGGCGACGGCGAGATCTGCAGCGCGGGCGGCATCGAGGCGGGCGGCCGCGTGCGGATGCGCGTAGAGCTTGCGCCGCTGCCGAAGGTGATGGGCTGGCCGCGCATCACGAACGAGACGCACATCATGACGACGGCGCAGGCACGCCCCGCGGAGGACGCGTTCAGGATTGCGCTGGCGGAGATGATCCTGTGGCTAGAGGACGAGTATGGCATCCCACGCGGCGAGGCGTACATGCTCCTGGGCCAGGTGCTGGAGGCGCGCGTGACGCAGTTCGTCAACCCCACGTACTCGTACGTGCTGAAGGTCAATCGGAAGTGGCTGCCGAAGGGCAGGCTGTAG